In Thermoproteota archaeon, the genomic window CTCAACCTCCTCGCTCATGCGATCACCTGCTGGGCTTCTCCTTCTTACCCTGCAGTATGGCCTGCAGGGATACGCCGTTTACCTTTATCACTTTATATCTGACCCCGGGTATGTCTCCCATGGACCTGCCCCTGGAACCACCGATTCCCTCTATTATCACCTCATCGTGCTCATTGATCACGTTCAACGCGCCATCTCCCGGTGCGAACGCGGTGACTATGACCCCGTTCTTGGCTAACTGAACCTTGACTGCTTTCCTCAGGCCAGAGTGAGGTTGCCTCGCCTCCAGACCCACCTTCTCCAGCACTATGCCCCTAGCCATGGGCGCGCCCTCTAGAGGATCGAACTTCTCCTTCAACCTGTACAGTCTCCTTCTAACCTTCCAGCTATGGAGCCTCTTCTCCTTGTACTTCTCAGCCAGCCCTCGAGCAGCGTACAGTCCCAGCGGAGATTTCTTACCCATGCAACCACCTCACGAGGTAGGGGTAGTCCATGTTGCTATTTTAATGTTGTCTATGTTGTACCACCTCTTGGCCAAGACTCTGGCCCTCTTTATCCTTCTACCGTTCTTTCCTATGGCTATGCTCTTATCTTGCTCTACCACATAGGCGATAGCGACGGTCTCATCACCCTGCTTCACTATCCTGACCTTGGGTACTCTGGCTGGGCTCAGCAGGTTGATCACGAATCCCTCTGGAGTATCGTCGAACTCCACGACCTCGATGGACATGTCTAGGTCCTCCCTCAAGAGGCGCCTCATGGTCTTCAGCTTCCTCCCTCCTCTCCCCACTGCCCTTCCCAGATCGCCCTTTTCCACCACGAAGACCAGCCTATTCTCCTCCTTGTCCTCCACTACATCCTTGGGCCTAACTCCTAGCATGTTATGGAAGAGCTGTATGTAGCGGAACTGTTCAGGCGTTATGATGACCTTCCTGCCTGGAATCCTCCTACACCTCCAAAGATCACTCCACTCCCAAGACCT contains:
- a CDS encoding 30S ribosomal protein S12, whose amino-acid sequence is MGKKSPLGLYAARGLAEKYKEKRLHSWKVRRRLYRLKEKFDPLEGAPMARGIVLEKVGLEARQPHSGLRKAVKVQLAKNGVIVTAFAPGDGALNVINEHDEVIIEGIGGSRGRSMGDIPGVRYKVIKVNGVSLQAILQGKKEKPSR
- a CDS encoding NusA-like transcription termination signal-binding factor; translated protein: MSPRSWRSWEWSDLWRCRRIPGRKVIITPEQFRYIQLFHNMLGVRPKDVVEDKEENRLVFVVEKGDLGRAVGRGGRKLKTMRRLLREDLDMSIEVVEFDDTPEGFVINLLSPARVPKVRIVKQGDETVAIAYVVEQDKSIAIGKNGRRIKRARVLAKRWYNIDNIKIATWTTPTS